GGAGTTCGCGTCGCCGAACAGCCTCTGGTGGCGGGGCTTGTCGAGCTTGTGCGTGCGACCGATCGTGTGCGGCACCCAGGTGCCGTCCTCGAGCACGCACAACCGCGGTCCGATCATCCAGCCGCGCAGCTCCGTCGCCCGCCACGAGACGTCGGGGACGCCAGGCTTCGGGTTCGGTACCGGAACCGCGACCAGGATCGGTGCGGGCGCGTGCTTGCTGCGCGCGAGGGCCTTCGCCGTGTGGCGCAGCTCGAGCTCGAACTCGTAGAGAAGATCGGCGCGGATCTGCTCCGGCTGCGTGCCGGAGGGAACGACCGGCTGCGGGCCGGTCGTGGGGCGGGCATACGGCGAGGTCGCCGCGGGTGCTGCATGTCCCGACGTCATGGCCGGGGAGACGTCATCGGCTCTCATGCGCACACCATAGTCCGTGCCCTCAAGATGCGGAAACCCATCCCGTGAGGGAGAATCGCGCGCCGACCGGCGGCAGGCGGCCGACTACGATGGTCGGATGCTCGACGACCCCGCCATGACGCAGTCCACCAGCCCGCGCGCGAGCACCACGGTCGTCGAGATGTGGACCGACGGTGCGTGCAAGGGGAACCCCGGTTCCGGCGGCTGGGGAGCCTGGATGCGGGCCGGCAGCCACGAGCGCGAGCTCTGGGGCGGCGAGGCGCACACGACCAACAACCGCATGGAGCTCATGGCGGTGATCCAGGGTCTGCGAGCGCTCAACCGGCCGTGCCAGGTCACGCTGCACGTCGACTCGTCCTACGTCATGAACGGCATGACGAAGTGGCTCGCGGGCTGGAAGCGCAACGGCTGGCGCACGGGCGACAAGAAGCCGGTGAAGAACAAGGAGCTCTGGCAGGAGCTCGAGGCCGAGGTCGCGCGGCACGACGTCCGATGGATCTGGGTCAAGGGCCACGCCGGTGATCCGGGAACGAGCGGGCCGACCAGCTCGCGAACCGCGGCGTCGAC
This genomic window from Flavimobilis soli contains:
- the rnhA gene encoding ribonuclease HI, coding for MLDDPAMTQSTSPRASTTVVEMWTDGACKGNPGSGGWGAWMRAGSHERELWGGEAHTTNNRMELMAVIQGLRALNRPCQVTLHVDSSYVMNGMTKWLAGWKRNGWRTGDKKPVKNKELWQELEAEVARHDVRWIWVKGHAGDPGTSGPTSSRTAASTRCAGPDRAPPGRFLTPRPCAGPERARRGPGPEAARRAGPATGP